The sequence caaaaatggtgaaaaaggCGCTGGAATCAATAAGGAAGAAAGATATCTCAGATTGAATCCTTAAAGAAGTTACCCAAAGTGGTAAAGGGAGGGTCCAGAAGTGACAGTGAGGAGTGAGGAATATTCAGACTCTCCCACTGGGAAGTGAGTCAGGTATATATATGTACTGGAAAGGAAGTGTCTTGGTTGGGAACAATGTCTTGGTGAAGGcaataagatgaaaagaaaaaacaggtttAAGATAAAAGGAACTGTGTTCATTATGGAACAGACATTGCAGAAGGCACATTGGAAAAGATAATTAGATCTGAAATGGGACACAGCAGGGATGAATGAGGTAAGTTTAAAGTACATAGGCAAATATGGGAAACAGAGTTTGTATACTGTCAGTTAAAATAATCACTGGAATGAGataggagaaaatatttgttatCAAGTCCTGACAGAATATCAATAGTTGTTGAAAAATTCAATAAGGGAAGCACAAAATTATATTGTTCAAGGTCTTTCCTTAAGGTTCAGCCTTCTGATAGATGGTGATTTTGTCACCAGTAAGACTTAAGGAAAATGGCATGCATCACATAGGGTAAAAGAAGCAGGTGGAGGTCCGCTTAGTCAAGAAACAGAGGAGCCTCGTTATCTTAGAAAAAGGCCTGGAGGGAGGAAGTGAGAGGTCTTGGCCCAGAGGGCAACTTCATGCTGGAGATGGTCCTAGAGCAAAGCCCCACTAGGTGGAGAGACAAATATGATGGCCTGGCAAACTGGTAGGCAGGATCATCCAGGTGTCTTCCTCCTCTGGTTACAAGTGCCTTCAGTGGAGCTGAAAGACTTTAAGCTGTGAGGGTCACTGGGAGAGAAGGCAAACAGCTTGTCTTCACTCCAATGCTGGTTCAAAGTAagtgagaaatttttatatataaaaatggtcTATTTTGAGTGTTTTATTTCCTGTATCTGTCCTTGCACACCTATGAATCCCTTGCCTCTTATGTATTTTCTGTGGTGGTCAAAATCAAAAGCTGTCTCATACCCCAAAACTATATTGTCCATTGAGTATCTTTGTGGAAGAGCACCCTCCTGCTAATGTTAACTCCTAAACAAGTCAtaccaaagctttttatttccgaGAAATTTTCCTGGAAAAATCTAGATCAGAGCATGAGCGATTTGACCCCGTGGAATCAGACCCAGCCGTGAGTACCCAGAATCCTTGAGCTAGGAGGAAGCTAGCATTTAATGCAGAAATGTCAAACTCAGAGAAGCTGGCAGCAAAACTCCCAGTGCCCTgcaccagattaaaatgtaattgggaaatgtttaacaaaataaatatacaacagAAATGCTGCAaatctgtggttttctaagtcaacccACAGCCTACAGGTATCTgtttccatttgagtttgacacacccattcatttttacagataaggaagctaaaGCCTTGAGAGGTTAAGCATTTTGACAAAAGACTACAAAGGTTTTCATTCTCAGTCAAAATTGGAGCTCAGATTCTAAGACTCCAAATTCTAGTCTCTTCAATTTGCTTCTTTCCTTAATTCTTAAGTAAATCCTTTCAGTGCAGTTTCCCAATTCAacttaatatttactaagtaCACACTGTGTGCAGGGTGCTCTGATAGACTAGCTAGTAATGAAAAGTTTGGACATGTAGGGGAGACAGGTAAGCTTCTCCCCACTGTTGACAGGGACCTTTACATGTGTAAGAAGGGATGTGTCTGTGGCTATGAAGGAACCCACAAACtccaggaagagaaagagactgcACGGGAACCTGGAGAGAGGCCTATGTACTCATACAGTGCTTAGAGGGAATCACGTGCACCAAATAGTAATCCCCAAAGATGCTAAAATGGCCACAGAGTcacaggagacagagagaaggaattgGGCACATATGCGTGCAGTGAGGCTGCAGCCAAAGCTGACATTAGTGCAAGCTTTCTGGGGCCACTCCCTAGACAGGTTGAGCCTCAACACATGAAAAAGGCAAGAGATGGAGcttcaacaagaaaaataaacagggaCAAGCGTCTCAAAGAGCATCAGGGCAGGAAGTTGGAGTGAAAGGAAGCTGCTGAACTAGGAGCCATGTTCTTGGAGGAGCTAAGAAGCTCAGAGCCAATGTGCAGGAGCAAAAGCCCAAATTTTACCTTTTCCAGAAATATAAGTCACACAGgataaagggaaatgaaaatgtCAGTCATACCTCGAGTTATTTTCCTTAGTTAGATGGGGTCTTCCAGGGAGGTCTGAGCAACTTACTAACAACCCTAACCAAAAACAAGGTAAGACTCTATGCTAAAAGGACCATGTACCTCTCTGTGGGAAGGGTCAGAGAGTCTTCTTTACTATGTCATTTTGTCAGATAAAGGAACATTTGGAGCTAATGATTTCTCATTAGCTTAAGCACTTGTTCAAGGTCTTTTctgagaaacagaaataaaattttcctgtGAAGGTACACGAACCAGAAagtattcttttgttgttttagtcatgttttTCTTAGAGTTTGTTTTTTGGTGAGAACGATAAATTGACATTACCAGGGTTTCCCTAAgtggaaatataaacaaaagaggTTTATAAGAGCCTCATTACATCCTTGTCCACACTGGCAAAAAATAGCATGCCCCATGACAGGGGTCAGAGCCCAATTAAAAAGGTTATAGATAAAACATAGTTCTGTCAATCACAGACAAGGATCAAATTTTCTCAGTTACCCTCAGGTATTGGTGGtggaaaagtgaaaggaaaggaaggcttTTGGGGAAACCTTACAATTTAATAAGTTGTCCCATCTTTCCAAGGGCCTTTGTTCATAAAGCAAAGTTTATCTTTAGTATTTTCCCAATCCTTCTTTAAATACTTACTTATCTTTTAGTTTTCTCCCTTCCAGTACATATATATCTGTCTTAGACATCCAGGACTTCCTACTATGGTACCCTACCAAACAGAATTCTATTCCCTTCTGTTTGCTCCATCAAAATTTGACATCTTTCATCCCAGTCCCTCAAAGATCTGATTTCAGGTATTTGGCAATAAAAGCTAAAATGGattaaatctataaataaatccCTGCTAAAATCTTGAGTTTGACACTGCTCACACAATCCAATCCCCACCCAGCTAACTTCTGCCTTCATCTAAATATGCTCCATCTAAATATGCTCTCTAAGAAAGTGGAATGCTAAGAATGTTCAGAATCATGATTAGGGACAGTGAAATATTTTGAGCTAGGTAAGTCAAAATCACCTCATTTTAggactttatattttcaaagccCAAGCTCCCTCCATTGGTGTTCCAAAAGTTAATAGAAGTTGGATCAAGTTTTATGGATGAAGGGTGGACCACAAAAAGGAAAACAGCCTCATCAGATAAAGGACAGGGCTAGGCAATTCAAAGCCCCTAGAAGCAAGTGTTATTATAAGCTAAGAGGGTTTAGGCAGTGAGAGGAAAAGCCTCAAAATAGAGGGATTTTTTATATAGCCCTCCAAAAAGGAAGAGGTGAGATTTTTAAACTGGTGAGTCAAAGGATCATAGAAAGTAAATTGTAGCTCTTCTAGCTCCCTAGTAGGTTACACCAGGGGTTAACGCTCCTACATGAGAAGTAGTTACCTGGATCTCTGCATGTGGAGAAAGTGATGCTTACTGTAAGTCCTTGTGACAACAGCAGTCACCTGGCTCTGGGGGAGTGATACAGCaagcttttaaaaacaattacagctattttaaaatttgggtcCCAAGGCAGTATTCAGTTGCTATGACAACATCAGTTCTCCAAGGAAACCCAACAACTAATGTGGTTGTTCCGTTCTTCAGGCTAGCTACATATACACCAGAAGGCAGCCATGAATGCCACAAGATGCTTCTACTAAAAAAAGGTTACTCTAGGACACTAACAGCTCCTTCCCAAAGCCAAATCTGGCTGTTATGATCACCAGGAATttaaagatagatggatagacactACACACACACGTCACATTCATAGACATGTGTGCCTAGATCTGTCATGTTTTTACATAGATGCCTACATACATGTCAcattcgtgtgtgtgtgtctgtcatGTGTTCATgtccacatacatatatgtgtacatatgtaattatatagATCTATACACCCGatccaaacaaaatattaataatattgtgGAAGACAATTTGAAATTCCAGGtcaatcattttagaaaatatacaGATGAAATTCTGAATATTTTGGCTCAGATTGGTTCAAATAACTTTAGTTTGGCTCAGAAAGAGGCATGAATGTTTAATTTCAGGATTCAGCAAATAAATCCAGTTCATTGTGGCATTTGCTTCACagttgaatcaaaaaaaaaaaaaaaaaaaaaacaagcaggagatagatagatacacacataatCATCCTGCCATTTtgtcaacaaaagagaaaatttagtcTGGATGAAGGATTCGGACTTACATGTATCTCAAAAGTCTGTTGAGGGAAAAATGTTTCATAAACCCTGAAAAGTTCTAACTCAAATTACTATTAATAGGCATTCCTAAGACCACATTCCTAATCCTAGTGGTTTTTCTTCTTGGGACTGATTTTACTGTATCCTCAGCTCTATCTGTTCAATTGCTACCCATTTTTCAAGGCCTACATCTTCCATGTAATCTTCTTTGTCCTTCATTGTCAGAACCTTTGAAGAAATAGAGCAATTTAAACTGTATATATTATCCTCCATAGGAGAGGgtctgaacttgtgatttcaaaggtatagggaactccctggtgaaaaataaaattactcttCTCATGTAGGTTAGCATTTTATCTATCTTGGAGAGGTCAactgagttgcccaggatcaaataGCTAACATGTGTCAAGggtgagacttgaactcaggttttcctggttTTGAAGGCTGGTTTTTCTATCCATTCTGGCATGCACTTcagcattatatattatataattgcatacatataattttactaacCTGTAAGCTTCATGAGAGcttttttttgagggagaaggAAGTTGTATCTCTCATAGAATATAGTACAATGCTTCATTCAAAGGGGACAGTTGTTACACATACATTGAATGAATGATAGGATGAACAGATTCTGAATTGGTCAATTTAGCTAACTCAGTCCAGTTTCATGGCATCCCTTAGAATCTTCCTCATCAAGGCTGagtacacaaaagaaaaaaagtgcagCTCAGAGAGTAAAGCTGGTAGCTTTTACTCTGGAACAGAAACTGTCccgagaaggagagagagaattcataATCTAGTTCCAACTCAACCAGAGTGGGATCTTGTACAAATCATTTACCTGTCTCATGAGTTGCTTCATCTACAAAAATGAAGTTAATATTTCCAAGGGTCTACTTTGTAGGATTATTGTGGAATTCcaaaaagatattatatataaatatgctttgAAAAGTATATTGTAtcataattcagagtctgattctttttgtacagcaaaataatgttttggtcatgtatacttattgtgtatctaagttatattttaatatatttaacatctactggtcatcctgccatctaggggagggggtgggggagggtaagaggtgaaaaattggaacaagaggtttggcaattgttaatgctgtaaagttacccatgtataaatcctgtaaataaaaggctattaaataaaaaaaaaataacataaaaaaaagtatattgtatCATACAATTATTAGTATTGTTGCTgtaactactattattattattattacctgatCAAGAATTCTGGGGAGGAACTATGTATGTAAGGCCAGGGTTATCTGTGAGAAAATATGTGAGGATATAGAACTATGATCCACTAAGAAAGTTCTCTGGGGCTCTGGAAATAAATTGTAAATGGGGAAATCAGATATTCTGGGTCAAGAAAATTAAGAGTTATGCCTTTGCAGGGAAGGCTAATAATAAGgataaaaaatctattttatgagACTCTTCTCAGTCAAGAAAATCAAGGGCTATATATCTTTGTAGATGGTAgcaaaaaaaggggaggggaagcacTCATATTCTAGGGTGACAGCTATTATGGGAAGGGGTCTTTATCAAAACAGACGCTAAATGAAGCAATGGTGATAATTCATTACTATAAAGAGACAAGTTTAATCATCCAAAATAATCATCACAGGAGAGCAAAGAACAGACTATAAAGCCTGCTGCACAAATATATGCACGCTCAAGCGtgcactcacacactcacaccctTCTCTGGGAAATTAGGTCATAGCATATCTGGGAAGGAAAATGTTACAAAAGTCTTTCCCCTGAGTTCACCAACAACCTCCTCCCAAATAATGAAGCTTTGCTGTAGCATCTAGATAGAGAACCTCTTACTAGACTAGATaatggaaattatttcattttggtattaataatttttaaaaatcagtgcaAGGTCCTCTGGATACCATTCAAAATATACTATGCAATTTTAGTGACACTTTAGACACATGCAACAGCATATTTCAATGAGGGCAAAAGTCCTTTAAAACAattacttttctcttcccttcctccttttgtaAAGACATCTAATCCCATTTAACTTGCAGTGAAAATGAGGCACAGAGGTGAAGAGACCAGTTGTGACAATGTACAGTCACTCTGTACCAGAGTCAGAAATCCTAACTTTTCCACCAAGGTGCTGCCTAACTTATTTTCCTACGGCCAGGACTAAAAGCAAAGTCTCTCTCTTGTGgccaaaatcatcattatttctgaAGGGTCCATTTGGAGAGGCTTTGGGTAAGCGGACCCTGAGAATTCCGTATGACATGCTGATTATCTTGCATGGACTTCCCAGCAATCAATATTCATCAATCCCTCAACatattccctcccctcccttagCCACGTGGACCTTTTATCCTTCCCACCTGCCATTCCTCCTATACATGATCCCAGCCCTCCTCGCAGAAAGCCAGCTGTACTGCGGCATGTACATCGTCCACCACGTGGGAGGCTTCTAACAGGCTGGAGTCAAAGACGAAGTCCCGGTGGCCGTGGAATGTGGTCTCTGTTTGTATCTGGGAAGGATCGTACACCCCACTACGTACGAGGATGGACAGGCATCTCTCTGCCAGTGGTGGTCCCTGCTTTTTCTCGATCACGGCATAGCGTTCCTGTATTTCACTCTTCCCGTGGTTCTGCAGGTAGCGGTTGTACAGGTTGGCACCATAGACGTCAGTCACTGGATTATCACTGGGCAAAGGCAGCCAGAACAAGAGAGCAAATCAGTTTAAGTTGAGTAGCCAAAAGACAGAACTTTGGAAAGGAATGGGGAGAACTGGGGAGCCCCTAAGTGTGTataggaggagagaggaagggtgCCAGGGGACAGACAGTACAGGGCTAAGGTCAGAGGCTTAGAGGAGGAGATTACCCAATAGCATAGAGTCTGCGGATGGGGGCCTCCCAGCCCCTTCTCTCTGCCTGCTTCCTGATCAGGGACTCCGCATACTGGTAGGTAGTGATGTTGGGTTTGCCTGCCAGGGCTTCATATTTCAATTCCCTGCCCGTTATTTTTTGATAGATGCTCTCCAGACAGAGAAGAAAGGTTCCATGGCCAAACCTGACCGagaaaacaattaattaattaactaagattaatcccaattgccactgggaaaaaaaaaaaggttataaaatatttttaaatctaaaaataaaagttgtatTCTAGCATAAAGCTATATAAAAAGATGCATTTTAACttgattaaaatatatagaaaatggacaACTGTGACAAAGATCTTAGAATTTCAGAATAAAACTCATACCTTGCTGTAACTGACCCACAGTCATATATATTATACCCACATAACAGCCATATATATAGCCCATAATATAGCCATATAACCAAGGATTATCCTAATTTCAAGCAAATAACCAGCCTCTTGAGTGCCAGATTCTAAAGCACTTAGAAAATGCCTGACTCAAAGTCATTAAACCAAAAATGTCAGAGCACTGATCCCACTCTAAAGGCTATTTGGCTGAAAGAAGTAGGGTAACTTAACCACTTACTGAAAACTATTGTCAGgacagataaaatataaaaatcacaaaCTCCCTATCTAGTAATTACAGAGAAAGGGACAAGAAGCAGGGGAAACCCAGCCAAGGATTACATTTCTGCTGCTGGGCAAACCTGTTTCATTTGAGAAGAGAATCTGGTGATTTCTATATAACACTGTGAATACTGACGGAGGTCTGGCCTCCAACCTGACCTTACAATTTCCTATGACACCGAGACTTTCACTTGATGACTCTAGGCTGTTTCTATCATTTCCAAAGTCAGCAGAATACTTCTGGTTCTTCCCAACTTTTCTCTTagataaaataaacctacaaTGAGGAAATATCTGTGCTACGGAAATCCACCTGGCAAATCAGATAGAGGGCTGGCGTCAGAGATAGGAAATCCTGCCTCTAACACATACTTGTcatgtaaccctgagcaaatcacttactgCCTCCATGCCCCAGTCAATTCTCCAAGACAAGGTGGCAATCTGCAATAATGGAAGAAATCTAACCTGGGAGTTCCTGATATCAATGAGATCACACAAGTCTAATCTCTATCCCTTATCCTTACAATAATTACTATAAGATACTAATACTCTGTGACCCTCAAATTgaattatacataatattttgGAAAAGGTAGAGGAAGGGAAATTGTTTGAATTTGTAGTGTTTACATTCTTCAGATCCCTCTGTGTTCACAAGCTATCAGTTTCCTCTATAATTTCCTATAAGGCAAAGACTGTGTTACTTTTTTTATATCCTCCCTGCATCTAACACAGTGTCTTGACCATTATGTATTTGCTAATTGACTGACTTATTTCAAGGGAAATGTGAAACCAACTCCAAGGTTcccaaaaagggagaaaaacagaagTCCTTCCTACTTGGGAGCTAAATTCTCATAGTATCAGAATAAAACCTAGAAGACAGTGGCTATTGATGATTAGGACACAGCCAGAGGCCAAGATCAAGGCTCCAAGGTTAAAGGCCACGCTTCTTCACCTGGGCATCTTAGCTTCAGCCATCCAAAGGAGATCCATGTTGCTGGTCAATACAGGAAGATGAGGGTAGGGGGCTATTGCTAGTCCTGTACCAGGGTTCCCATTGCTGAGAAGGACATCTATGATAAGTTGGAGACTTGTTTCCCAGCGGACTGGCTCTCCAAGGAGGAGTACCcctttaaacaacaacaaaaaaacaaaacaaaaaaaccacataaAGGAAAGGGTTTTGCAAGACATTTACTATAAACTCTCTGCAATGGGTTGGAACAAGGCCCTAATGAAGGCTGACTCAATGCCATTCAAATGAAAAATTCCTTAGCTCCAGTTAAGTTATTGTGCCTTTGGCACAGCTACCTCAATGAACCTTGTAGAAAGACATTTAGTCATTTACTTGAGCTAATTTAAATCCCAGAATCAAAGAGGGAATTTCTTCTTTGCAGTCGTGCCACTATGGAAGAAATAAGCCCTGGTTTGCACCTGTCTGCCCTATTCCTACCACTTTCCCTCATGTTAAGAGGAAAGCAACATAATTGTCACTGAAAGAATTCTTGACTAAGAATCAGGAGACCTAGATTCTGTTCTTGGTTCTGCCACTGGAAATCAGTATATAGCTGAAATCACTCTGGgcctatttcttcttttggaaaatgaaggCCCTGGGTTATTTGACCTCTAAACTCAAGAGTCTAACTGCTTTGGAAAAGTTAGATCTTTCCTGGAGTGAGGGAAGAGACAAATTAATCCCCCTAAGCTAGTTTACAAAATTGAGagtctaaaaaccattacactgaattcccaatccctatatttatgcccacctgcattttttatttccttcacaagctaattgtacaatatttcagagtctgattccttttgtacaggaaaataacagtttagtcatgtatacttattgtgtatctaatttatatttaatatatttaacatctactggtcatcctgccatctgggggagggggtggggggtaaaaggtgaaaaattggaacaagaggtttggcaattgtcaatgctgtaaagttacccatacatataacttgtaaataaaaggttattaaataaaaaaaaaagaaaagaaaagaaaatgaaaaccaaaaaaaacaaaattgagagTCTGAGGCAGAGAGATCAAACAACTCAGAGGACTTCACTTACCTTCTATGGGGGGGAAGTCAGTCACCACAGGAGGCTGtcaagaaataaagaacagaagTTGTCAATGGGACTGAGTCATACTGAAACTTCACACCCAATTCAAATTGCAAGTTTGAGAAGGGAGCATCTCAGCCCAACcaaaaacaacagaagaaaaaacaaagctgTTATATGGGATAGGCTTGAGAAATAGGACTATATAAATAAGATCCAGGGctattttttaaaggcaaaggACCCTTGAAGCAcatgaaataatttctctttaaCAAATAAAGAATTGTGGGAAATGGGTCTGTCTTGGAGCAAGATACTTGGGAAGGGTGGATTGGCTGACACTGGAAAAGCCTACTATGGGAATCTATAGGTACTTACTTTAATTGGCTAAACTGAGTTTTCTTaagcaacatgacaaatatggaaatgtttaaagatatttacatgtataacctatatcaaattgctcgCTGtcttgaggagaaagaaaataaaagagggagagagggaaaaaattttagaacacaaaagttttataaaaataaatgttgaaaattatctttacatgtattttgaaaaataaaatactattgggggaaaaaaatctaataaataaataaataagaaaaaagaataggctAGACCACCATTTGTTTTGGAAAGTGTAGCAGGCAGATTCTGGTAATTAAAGATATTTGGGGACATCTTTGCCATTTTAGTGGTCTAAAAGTGACTGGgtaatatcataaaaatattagtttctggaagggaggaaaggagacttAGCCCTGGTATAGATAATGGAGTGACTGAAACAGtgttgaatataataaaaaataaaactatttgaaGAGTTCTAGGAAATATGAGGAGTCAGAAAGCACTTACAACACTAAGGATACCTATCAAAAGTCCTAATGGGAGAGGTCATAAGATGAGAAAGACAGATTGAAGACATTGATGGAAGgaaagtgaaaggagaaaaaaatgggatatTAGATTCTAGAGTACAGATTCCAACCAAATGATGTCCCCAATACCATAGTCTTTGGCCGCCGTTCAAGATCAACCATGTCAAGTACAGGAAATGTTTTTCTCAATTCATCAACAGTAATCACATTCTGGAAACCCAAGCTGAACCATGAAATTAAGGAAGAAAGTAAGATACATATATTTTGTTGCCACCTCATCAGGAAGGCCATGTTCAAGTCAGAacaagagaaataattattttacttattgtaGCTCCTCATCAAATTATTAACAATGCAGTACTAAGCAAGCTGAATGAGCAAAAATCTTTGGTCATTAAACTACATTAGTTCTATTATTTACATCATTAgaggaaaaaagagcaaataattTACAGCAGTATTTTTTGAGGGGGGACAGAGGGAATCTGGACTGAGACTTTATCAGTAGAAGGATGTCTGTGTGTGGAAAGATACTCTATCCCATCAACAATTCTTAAAATCTTAAGAGAGGGGCCTAGGGCACCAAGGATTAATAGACTTCCCAGTGATTAAACAACAAGTTTATGTCAGAAGCATACCTTGAAcctaggccttcctgactccatgtccggCCTATATCCACTTTCTCTCTTAAAATAATGAGTCTATAATTAGGTTTGTCTTTAGAATATCTTTGTAACATCAAAGCAGTCAGTCCCAACTAGGAAGCTTGGGCAACAAGGGAAGAAAGCCTTAaattacaaaaagcaaaaaattacaATGTATATAATTGGTAGCTGAATAATACTGCTGAAGGAAACACTGTTTATCACTAAATACTATTTGTGAAACACATCAATCATAAGGATCCTTTCCTGCCACAATAGcctaagaatttaaaaaaagaaaaaactcttacCAAAAAATGAATCTAGCGAACTGCTCAGAGACTATGTATCTGTGGGATTCTTGCTGCCTTCCATTGAGGGAGGCTACCTAGAAAATATTAAGATTTGGGAAGGGATGAGGGCAGAGGGGAGGAATCTCCTCACATACAAGTGACCTTGGTTGGCCGCAGCCAGCAGGATGCGGAGGCTAGGTCATGATGTATGGGAGAAAGAACAATGGACCAGGAATCAGAAAGAACAATGGACCAGGAATAAGAACCTGGAGTGGTCTGAAGT comes from Sarcophilus harrisii chromosome 5, mSarHar1.11, whole genome shotgun sequence and encodes:
- the HDHD5 gene encoding haloacid dehalogenase-like hydrolase domain-containing 5 isoform X1 — encoded protein: MGLHGCFSAVRAASGRWLRQRPLCRAWGLQGSPGRSYTGGFPKTPPTFGFLFDIDGVFVRGHEVIPAALEAVRKLVDSNGLLRMPIVFVTNAGNCAPHVKAQELSNFLDFQVEPEQVIISNSPLKFFSKFHNKRMLVSGQGPVVDHAQNLGFQNVITVDELRKTFPVLDMVDLERRPKTMPPVVTDFPPIEGVLLLGEPVRWETSLQLIIDVLLSNGNPGTGLAIAPYPHLPVLTSNMDLLWMAEAKMPRFGHGTFLLCLESIYQKITGRELKYEALAGKPNITTYQYAESLIRKQAERRGWEAPIRRLYAIGDNPVTDVYGANLYNRYLQNHGKSEIQERYAVIEKKQGPPLAERCLSILVRSGVYDPSQIQTETTFHGHRDFVFDSSLLEASHVVDDVHAAVQLAFCEEGWDHV
- the HDHD5 gene encoding haloacid dehalogenase-like hydrolase domain-containing 5 isoform X3, producing MPIVFVTNAGNCAPHVKAQELSNFLDFQVEPEQVIISNSPLKFFSKFHNKRMLVSGQGPVVDHAQNLGFQNVITVDELRKTFPVLDMVDLERRPKTMPPVVTDFPPIEGVLLLGEPVRWETSLQLIIDVLLSNGNPGTGLAIAPYPHLPVLTSNMDLLWMAEAKMPRFGHGTFLLCLESIYQKITGRELKYEALAGKPNITTYQYAESLIRKQAERRGWEAPIRRLYAIGDNPVTDVYGANLYNRYLQNHGKSEIQERYAVIEKKQGPPLAERCLSILVRSGVYDPSQIQTETTFHGHRDFVFDSSLLEASHVVDDVHAAVQLAFCEEGWDHV
- the HDHD5 gene encoding haloacid dehalogenase-like hydrolase domain-containing 5 isoform X2; protein product: MSLSCSAAQGGDSAAGEEGKTPPTFGFLFDIDGVFVRGHEVIPAALEAVRKLVDSNGLLRMPIVFVTNAGNCAPHVKAQELSNFLDFQVEPEQVIISNSPLKFFSKFHNKRMLVSGQGPVVDHAQNLGFQNVITVDELRKTFPVLDMVDLERRPKTMPPVVTDFPPIEGVLLLGEPVRWETSLQLIIDVLLSNGNPGTGLAIAPYPHLPVLTSNMDLLWMAEAKMPRFGHGTFLLCLESIYQKITGRELKYEALAGKPNITTYQYAESLIRKQAERRGWEAPIRRLYAIGDNPVTDVYGANLYNRYLQNHGKSEIQERYAVIEKKQGPPLAERCLSILVRSGVYDPSQIQTETTFHGHRDFVFDSSLLEASHVVDDVHAAVQLAFCEEGWDHV